In Vicugna pacos chromosome 1, VicPac4, whole genome shotgun sequence, a single window of DNA contains:
- the HHLA2 gene encoding LOW QUALITY PROTEIN: HERV-H LTR-associating protein 2 (The sequence of the model RefSeq protein was modified relative to this genomic sequence to represent the inferred CDS: inserted 2 bases in 1 codon) — protein sequence MLAVLEANKVIGRLDEDVILPCSFESGLNVVIHWKNQDDYVYSYYKDSDQLEKQNLRYVNRTSLFHGEIHKGNASLSFQRLSLQDEGTYTCYVGTSSGKITNKVVLQVGAFSTPVMKYEKKNTNSFLICSVLSVYPHPIITWEVDNAPISEGSEEEIESLDPFHINSXKITGSNSSYQCDIENRLLKQTWTGRWTMKDGLRKTHSENVLLSCEPANSSFLPSQDFTVTWSRVESGTSSVLAYFLNSQKTVTDEPRLSRNKLLIKQHDFPLTLKDLNPSDSGEYLCNISSSRYTLLTVQTLHVDISQGTVVRIIVLIVAVVLLTSAVILAVKLRRYICFCTGCSMSTDQGAGTARTAEENMALSGYPASRGNGDRS from the exons ATGCTAGCAGTACTAGAAGCGAACAAAGTCATTGGAAGACTTGATGAAGATGTAATTCTCCCTTGCTCATTTGAGAGTGGGCTCAACGTTGTAATTCACTGGAAGAATCAAGATGACTACGTTTACTCATACTACAAAGACAGTGACCAGTTGGAAAAGCAAAATCTCAGATACGTAAACAGGACATCCCTCTTCCATGGTGAAATTCACAAAGGGAATGCCTCCCTATCTTTCCAAAGATTAAGCCTTCAGGATGAAGGAACTTACACATGCTATGTGGGAACATCATCTGGAAAAATCACAAACAAAGTTGTACTACAAGTGGGAG CTTTTTCCACACCTGTGATGAAGTatgaaaagaagaacacaaacagCTTCTTAATAtgcagtgtgttaagtgtttaTCCCCATCCAATTATCACATGGGAAGTGGATAATGCACCTATCTCCGAAGGCAGTGAGGAAGAAATTGAGTCTTTGGATCCTTTTCATATTAACAG AAAGATTACTGGGTCAAATTCATCTTATCAGTGTGATATTGAAAATAGACTACTGAAGCAAACATGGACAGGGAGATGGACAATGAAAG ATGGCCTTCGTAAAACACACAGTGAGAACGTTTTACTCTCATGTGAACCTGCAAACAGTTCTTTCCTACCAAGTCAAGACTTCACAGTCACTTGGTCCAGAGTGGAAAGTGGGACTTCCTCCGTCCTGGCTTACTTTCTGAACTCGCAAAAAACAGTTACCGATGAACCCCGACTTTCACGGAACAAACTGCTAATAAAACAGCATGACTTCCCTTTGACTTTGAAGGATCTTAATCCTTCAGACAGTGGGGAGTACTTATGCAATATTTCTTCAAGCAGATATACTTTACTCACCGTCCAAACACTGCATGTAG acATAAGCCAAGGAACAGTTGTCAGGATAATTGTTCTGATTGTGGCAGTGGTTTTGCTGACTTCAGCAGTAATTCTAGCTGTGAAGTTAAGAAGATACATCTGTTTCTGCACAG GATGTTCTATGTCTACTGATCAGGGAGCTGGCACTGCTAGGACTGCAGAAGAAAACATG GCTCTTTCAGGCTATCCAGCCAGTAGAGGAAATGGAGACAGGAGTTGA